The following is a genomic window from Pedobacter sp. KBS0701.
ACAACCATAGCGCCAACCCTAATTCCATATCTTCGGATTATGTACAAAAATCGTTCGAAGACAGTAACGGAAACATCTGGATAGGCACTTATTACGGCGGATTAAATCTTTTTGACGCGCAAACTAAACAGTTTAAACGCATTACTGAAGGGAAAAACAGTAGTAAATTAAGTGGAAACAACATTGTTGCCATTAATGAAGATCAATACAAAAACCTATGGATTGGTACAGATGATGGTGGTTTAAACTGTTATAATCTCAATACGCAGGTATTTACCCATTATTTTATGGGCGATGGAAAAAGGCCCGATTTGAGGGTAATTTTTATCGATAGCAAAGGCAATTTATGGGTCGGACAGGCCGGACTTTACCGTTTTAACCGTGCGAAAAACACATTTGAGCTTTACACCACCAAAGCAGGCTTATCAACCGAGTTTATAAAAGGAATTGCGGAGGATGACAAAGGCAATTTTTGGATCTCTACTGCCCATGGCCTGACCAGATTTAATCCGCAGCACCAAAACTTTAAAAAATACAATACAGGAGATGGTTTGCAGGGACTTGAATTTGAAACAAATGCTTATTTAAAAACACGCAATGGTGAAATGTTTTTTGGTGGAGTAAATGGTTTCAATTCATTCTTTCCTGATGATATCCAGACCAACAAATTTATCCCCCCGGTTTACCTGACGGAGTTTCAGATTTTTAATCAGAAAATCCTTCCCAACACCGAAGGATCTGTTTTAGAAAAAGATATCAGCTTTACAAAAGAAATCAAGCTGGATTACGATCAGGCTTCGATATCGTTCCGCTTTGCCAGTTTAAACTATGTTGCGAATGAAAACAACAATTATGCTTATAAACTGGAGGGTGAGGATAAAGACTGGATTTTTGCAGGCCACGTGAAGCAGGCATCTTACACCAATTTAGATCCGGGAACCTATACTTTTAAGGTTAGGGCCTCAAACAACGATAATGTTTGGAATACCACCGGAACAACGCTAAAAATTATCATTTCTCCTCCTTTCTGGGCAACCTGGTGGTTTAGGTTAATGGTTATGGCCACAGCCCTGTATTTAACCTATTTAGTGCTGAGTTTTAAACGCAGATTAGAGATCAGAAAAATTGAAGAAGAAAAAAGGGAAGAAATGCACCAGACACAGCTTCAGTTTTTTACCAATATTTCGCATGAGTTCCGTACACCGCTTTCATTAATTTTAGGGCCGATTGAGCGCCTGCTGAAAGAAGATACACAGGAAAGTTTCCAGAGTTATTACAATACTATCCACCGCAATGCCAACCGCTTACTAAGACTCATTAACGAACTGATGGATTTTAGAAAAACAGCATCAGGGGCTTTAAAACTTAATGTAGTAAACGGAAACCTGAACCTTTTTATTGATGAAGTGGCCGAAGAGTTTTCGGAAATGGCGGCCGAAAAGTCGATCATTTTTACGGTAGAAAAAGAAAATCTTCCAGCCGATATCTGGTTCGACAGGCAGGTGATTGAAAAAATCATCCTCAACCTGATCAACAACTCCATCAAATATACCAAAACTGGTGGAACACTTAAACTGCAGGTGTTTACTGATCTTCGCAATCGCAAACCGGCTTTCGAAAATCAATTACTGATTAAAAGTGATTATGAAGCCAATTCCTATATCTATTTCCGCGTAATTGATAGTGGTATAGGGATTTCGAAAGATTCTATCCAGCATTTATTTGAGCGTTATTACCGGATTACCGAAACGCATTTGGGATCTGGCGTAGGTTTGGCTTTTGTAAAAAGTTTAACGTTGCTGCATAAAGGTTTAATCCAGGTATCGAGCGAACGAAACGAAGGAACGGAGATTATTATCGGTATCCCACGCAGCAAAACAGATTATACCTTAAATGAACAGTTAAGTCAAAACAGCGAGCCTGGTGGCACCCGTTTAGAAAGCATCAGCTATCGCTCAGAAACTGAAGTAACACAACCAGCTACTGAACAAATACCAGCAAATGCCACCAACAGCATTCTTATTGTAGATGATAATGATGAGCTGAGGGCATTTTTAAAGGATACTTTAAGTCCGTTTTATACCATTTCGGAAGCTTCGGACGGTGATTCAGGACTTGAACAGGCGCAAAAAGATCAACCTGATCTCATCATTAGTGATGTGATGATGCCCGGCATGAACGGAACCGAATTCTGTAAGCATATAAAAGAAAATATAGAAACCAGCCATATTCCATTTTTAATGCTCACAGCCAGAAATAGTATTGAGGCAGAAATTGAAGGAGCTGAATCGGGCGCCGATCTTTACTTTACAAAACCCATTAACATTAATCTGCTGCAGCTCACCATTAAAAATATTTTTGAGCAAAGGCAGAAATTGAAAGATCATTATCTAAAAAATAAAGATACCGAACCCAAAGCACTCGCCCACTCGGAAAGGGACAAGGCCTTTTTAACCAAATTGCTATTGATCATTGATGCCGAAATGATCAATCCTGAAATGGATATTGATTATTTATGTAAAGAAATCGGCATGAGCAGAACCAAGCTTTACCAGAAAATAAAATCGATCACAGGACAATCTATTGGCGAATTTGTGCGCTCTGCGAGGCTTAGAAAGGCAATCGAGATCATGAAAACCGAAGATGTGCTGATGACAGAGGTGATGTACCGCATTGGTATTCAAACACAATCTTATTTTACAAAAGCTTTTAAGAAAGAATTCGGGGTAACGCCAACTGGTTACATGCAGAATTTAAAATCTTGAAAAAGGTTATTATACATTTGTAGCCCTGAGAATTAATTTATTATATAAAAGTCAATATATGAGCAATTAACCTACAATTAAGTCCCCCGGGTTACCGTCACTATAAGCGGAGTACTACCTGTACCGATTTTACATCGGTAACGCAGTCGGGAAACCGAAGAAATCTGTCTAGATAGATCTCTCCATTTAGCTGCGCTACAGTCGAGATGACGACCACTCTATTGGAACCTGTCAATGGTAACAAAATTGAAGGTTCTATCATAAGGGTTAATTAAATTAATAAGGGATATGTAAAGCGTAATAAAGATTCTTCACTACGTTCAGAATGACAATTGTATGGATTGTGAAAAAAGTAAAAAAGCCCCTCAATCCTGAGAGGGCTTTTTCATAGTCGTCTATCCCTATAAGTAGGAAATTCAAAACTAATTAATGCGATTTATATTTTTAGGGGTTGAATAAACTGAACAGATTTTTTTTCAGCTTAATTCATCTTTAATTTATTTGGGTTTATAGAATTAATGACTTTAACAAAATACTACTCCACTCCCCTTGCATTAGTTGGAATAACATACAATGATTTTGAGGCAGTAATAAAAAGCAGATTTTTATCTTTTCCTCCGAAACATATATTACCACACCATTCTTCAGGTACATCTATATGGCCTATTTTTTCTCCGTTCGGTTTATAGATATTCACCCCTTTTCCGGTTACATAAATATTTCCATTACTATCTAAAGTCATTCCATCAGAATGCTGGTTAAGAATCAACTGTTTATCCAATAATTTAGCATCTGCGCCAATGGCATAACGGTAGGTTTTGTTGGCGTCCATATCAGCAATATACAGGAATTTCCCATCTGGCGTACCTACAATACCATTTGGTTTAACCACGTCATCAGCAACTATAACAGCTTCCTTTTTACCTTTTGGAAGATAATATACCTTTTGTCCCTGAATTTCAGGCGATTTCCTGGACCAGTAATCGCGTTGATAATATGGATCGGTAAAGTAGATACCACCTTTATTATCTATCCAGATGTCGTTTGGTCCGTTCACCTTTTTTCCATCATAATCACTGAAGAGCACTTTTATCTTTTTGTTTTTATCAATAGACCAGATCTGGTTATTTTCGTCGGCACAAACAATCAGGTTACCTTTTTTATCAAAATAAGTACCATTTGCCCTTCCCGATTTATCCATATACAAGCTCAATTTACCATCAACACCGTATTTCCAGATTTTATCATTGGGCTGATCAGTAAAAAAAACGTTTCCTTGTTTATCAACCGAAGCACCCTCGGTAAACTTAAACTGTGCAGAAATCAATTTTAAACTATCCTGAACAAAAAGGTTTTGTTCTGCACTTTGCGCAAAAGAAGCTAAGCTTAAGGCCGAAAATGCCAGAGAGAAGAAGTATTTTTTCATTTGTATTAATTATTTGATCAGACCTCGCAGGTTTTAAAAACCTGCGAGGTCTATGCCGGTAAAGATATTAACTTACCCTTTTCCCTTTAAGTAACATATTCAACGCATCGTTCAGCGTTCCGGCTTTTTGCACTTCGCCTTCATTTACAAAATAAATTTCATCCGCGTTTTCGATGGTATTTAAACGGTGGGCTATAATTACCAATGTTGTTTCTTTCGACAGTTTATTTAAAATACTACCCAAAAGTTGTTCGGTTATGGTATCGATATTTGCTGTAGCTTCATCAAGAATCAATAATTCAGGATTTCTAAGCACTGCACGCATAAAAGCAATCAGCTGTTTCTGGCCTAAACTGATGCTGTCTGATTCTGAAGTAATCTGCGTATTTAGCCCTTCATCAAAAATGGCCAAAAGGGCGTTCAAGTTGGCTTCTTCGATTATTTTTTCCAGCTTTTCATCACTCACGTCTTTATATTGACTATTGCCGTATAAAATATTCTCTTTTACGGTTCCGGTAAATAAAAATGGCTCTTGCAGTATAAAACCGATTTTTTGTGTCCTTTCTTCAGCGGAAAATGAACGGATGTCTTTTCCATTTAACAAAACTGTGCCTTTTGTAGCATCATATAAACGTGAAATTAATGAAGCCGTTGTGGTTTTTCCACCTCCGGTTGGTCCAATCAAAGCATAAGTTTTACCCTTTTCGAACCTTAAATTGATGTTATGCAGGATTTCTTTACTATCGTCATAAGAAAAATGAACATTTTTAAACTCAAGCAAAGCATCCGAAGTAACATTTTCGTCGGCTTTAACCTGTTGTAGGTCGCTCTCTAACGACAGGATTTGCGATATCCTGTCCCAACCAGCCATAGCGACCTGGAAACTGGTCCAAAGAGCCGCCAGCTGCCTCAGCGGATTATAAAAATTAGTGGTGTAAGAAATATAACTCACCAATAAACCCAGGGTAAAATTGCCCGTGGAAATTAAATAAATACCAAATAGTAAGGTAATTAATTGCGCAATACTCGATAATAGCCCGTAAACAGGGACAAAAATATTGTTGGCTAAACCCGCACCAATCGCTGTTTTATAGTTTTCGGTATTGGCTTCATTAAAACGTTTCCTAAAATAATCCCTGCGGTTAAAGGCGATAATTACTTTAAAGTTGTTCAGGCTTTCCTGTATTTCGGCGCTCATTCCGCCAACACTTTTTAAATTTTTAGCATTTTTTCCTTTTACCCAGGGTGATAAAGCCACTGTAAAAAGAACGATCAACACGGCTGGCGAAAGTGTTGCCGCGCCAAGCTCTGGGTTTATCGATAGCAGGAAAATACCGGCACCAATCATGGTTACAATACTACCGATAAACTGCATTAGGGATTGCGAGAAAAACTGGTTCAGCTTATCTGTATCGTTGTTTACCCTCGAAATCAGATCACCCGCTTTGTTCTGGTTAAAAAACGAAACGGGTAATTCCTGTAATTTATTAAAA
Proteins encoded in this region:
- a CDS encoding SMP-30/gluconolactonase/LRE family protein, whose product is MKKYFFSLAFSALSLASFAQSAEQNLFVQDSLKLISAQFKFTEGASVDKQGNVFFTDQPNDKIWKYGVDGKLSLYMDKSGRANGTYFDKKGNLIVCADENNQIWSIDKNKKIKVLFSDYDGKKVNGPNDIWIDNKGGIYFTDPYYQRDYWSRKSPEIQGQKVYYLPKGKKEAVIVADDVVKPNGIVGTPDGKFLYIADMDANKTYRYAIGADAKLLDKQLILNQHSDGMTLDSNGNIYVTGKGVNIYKPNGEKIGHIDVPEEWCGNICFGGKDKNLLFITASKSLYVIPTNARGVE
- a CDS encoding hybrid sensor histidine kinase/response regulator transcription factor — encoded protein: MNTLTRTFFLLLFIFSIGNVSAQNLKFKHVSVEDGLSNSTIECIFQDHRGFIWFGTRDGLNKYDGNQITVFKHSKNPNSISDNFVRCIFEDKNHTLWIGTSDGLNRFNAGKNNFSTYRSKDKKSQTNNIITSVKETAKGIWIGTYGGGLNLLDQKSNTFGRFQYHSDQKKTDRKNYINDLYCDADGNIWMATDAGIHVLNLKSGSARTIKTLENESFRVIKKDPDGSFWFGTEENGLIHYDLVKNAIKTYQHQEKNNNSIGSNLVRAIVFDKQKNLWTGGINGGLNLFNSKTETFTHYQNEPGNTLSLSQRTVSALYVDQQGNLWIGTHRGGVNLYSPQAEKFKLVRQEPNKNSLSYNDVRAFHEDKAGNIYIGTDGGGLDIYNKTNKTFIHHRYNPFNANSVGADAILDITETKNGLLLVGTWAGGLNQMNNDGSFTRYNHSANPNSISSDYVQKSFEDSNGNIWIGTYYGGLNLFDAQTKQFKRITEGKNSSKLSGNNIVAINEDQYKNLWIGTDDGGLNCYNLNTQVFTHYFMGDGKRPDLRVIFIDSKGNLWVGQAGLYRFNRAKNTFELYTTKAGLSTEFIKGIAEDDKGNFWISTAHGLTRFNPQHQNFKKYNTGDGLQGLEFETNAYLKTRNGEMFFGGVNGFNSFFPDDIQTNKFIPPVYLTEFQIFNQKILPNTEGSVLEKDISFTKEIKLDYDQASISFRFASLNYVANENNNYAYKLEGEDKDWIFAGHVKQASYTNLDPGTYTFKVRASNNDNVWNTTGTTLKIIISPPFWATWWFRLMVMATALYLTYLVLSFKRRLEIRKIEEEKREEMHQTQLQFFTNISHEFRTPLSLILGPIERLLKEDTQESFQSYYNTIHRNANRLLRLINELMDFRKTASGALKLNVVNGNLNLFIDEVAEEFSEMAAEKSIIFTVEKENLPADIWFDRQVIEKIILNLINNSIKYTKTGGTLKLQVFTDLRNRKPAFENQLLIKSDYEANSYIYFRVIDSGIGISKDSIQHLFERYYRITETHLGSGVGLAFVKSLTLLHKGLIQVSSERNEGTEIIIGIPRSKTDYTLNEQLSQNSEPGGTRLESISYRSETEVTQPATEQIPANATNSILIVDDNDELRAFLKDTLSPFYTISEASDGDSGLEQAQKDQPDLIISDVMMPGMNGTEFCKHIKENIETSHIPFLMLTARNSIEAEIEGAESGADLYFTKPININLLQLTIKNIFEQRQKLKDHYLKNKDTEPKALAHSERDKAFLTKLLLIIDAEMINPEMDIDYLCKEIGMSRTKLYQKIKSITGQSIGEFVRSARLRKAIEIMKTEDVLMTEVMYRIGIQTQSYFTKAFKKEFGVTPTGYMQNLKS
- a CDS encoding ABC transporter ATP-binding protein, whose translation is MNYNLNQLSGKQEKQSTYKALKSLLKLISAERKNLWLALIAILVNSGLLLLGPLLVGHTVDTYIRTKQFHGVLIFGGILLVMYMMAMVTGYIQTRLMGGIGQRMLYTLRNSIFNKLQELPVSFFNQNKAGDLISRVNNDTDKLNQFFSQSLMQFIGSIVTMIGAGIFLLSINPELGAATLSPAVLIVLFTVALSPWVKGKNAKNLKSVGGMSAEIQESLNNFKVIIAFNRRDYFRKRFNEANTENYKTAIGAGLANNIFVPVYGLLSSIAQLITLLFGIYLISTGNFTLGLLVSYISYTTNFYNPLRQLAALWTSFQVAMAGWDRISQILSLESDLQQVKADENVTSDALLEFKNVHFSYDDSKEILHNINLRFEKGKTYALIGPTGGGKTTTASLISRLYDATKGTVLLNGKDIRSFSAEERTQKIGFILQEPFLFTGTVKENILYGNSQYKDVSDEKLEKIIEEANLNALLAIFDEGLNTQITSESDSISLGQKQLIAFMRAVLRNPELLILDEATANIDTITEQLLGSILNKLSKETTLVIIAHRLNTIENADEIYFVNEGEVQKAGTLNDALNMLLKGKRVS